From Denitrovibrio acetiphilus DSM 12809, the proteins below share one genomic window:
- a CDS encoding poly-beta-1,6-N-acetyl-D-glucosamine N-deacetylase PgaB → MLKKLFILLTLLIVAGSSFAQSYPALNGVQVFVLDSKYDGNIDNFFAGLKERGIDSVFLRVFHNSIDRYHYLDTNEKCKSGVYFKTDSACVIRDVLGEAVSAARKYDMKVFAWMATRSLSFLKKPLYMEKEFRKGGLADGYGMSIFQPEAAERVKKLFRDLAFYDIDGILFQDDFILRYREGASPYAVKAYEDDTGIKLSYNKLFGCTGGNGITKVPGGCPDTFLPWTEWKNSKMMEFYQSLKIESMKVNPDLVFAGNVYYETPLEKRKGMSWYSQSIGSMLEFGFDYLAVMGYHDQIAGELNLVRDDALNLVGQMADNLKDEVDASSRILMKVQRISFSNSKKLSDDNISSLCSMLSEHPEISRILLPVNKVEDLAGTCFSN, encoded by the coding sequence ATGTTAAAAAAACTTTTTATACTGCTGACCCTGCTCATAGTGGCGGGGTCTTCTTTTGCCCAGAGCTATCCTGCGCTTAATGGTGTACAGGTGTTTGTTCTGGATAGTAAATATGATGGGAATATTGACAACTTCTTTGCCGGGCTAAAAGAGCGGGGGATAGACTCCGTATTTCTGCGTGTTTTTCATAATAGCATAGACAGATACCACTATCTGGACACAAACGAAAAGTGCAAAAGCGGTGTTTATTTTAAAACTGATTCTGCATGTGTTATTCGTGATGTCCTCGGAGAGGCAGTATCTGCTGCCCGAAAATATGATATGAAGGTCTTTGCGTGGATGGCGACAAGATCATTATCATTTCTTAAAAAACCGCTATATATGGAGAAAGAGTTTCGTAAGGGCGGGCTTGCGGACGGCTATGGCATGTCAATATTTCAACCGGAGGCAGCTGAGAGAGTTAAGAAGCTTTTTCGTGATCTAGCCTTTTATGACATAGACGGGATACTTTTTCAGGATGATTTTATATTGAGATACAGAGAGGGTGCGTCACCGTATGCGGTAAAAGCCTACGAAGATGATACCGGTATAAAGCTTTCATATAATAAGCTTTTCGGCTGCACAGGCGGAAACGGTATAACTAAAGTGCCGGGCGGTTGCCCTGACACGTTTCTCCCCTGGACTGAATGGAAAAACAGTAAAATGATGGAATTTTACCAAAGTCTTAAGATAGAGAGTATGAAAGTTAACCCTGATCTGGTTTTTGCGGGGAATGTTTATTATGAGACACCGCTGGAAAAGCGTAAAGGGATGAGCTGGTATTCGCAAAGTATCGGCTCAATGCTTGAATTCGGTTTCGATTACCTTGCTGTTATGGGGTATCACGACCAGATAGCGGGCGAACTGAATCTTGTCCGTGATGATGCATTAAATTTAGTTGGTCAGATGGCTGACAATCTTAAAGATGAAGTTGATGCTTCTTCACGTATACTTATGAAAGTACAGAGAATTTCATTCAGCAATTCCAAAAAGCTGAGTGACGATAATATTTCGTCCTTGTGCAGTATGCTTTCAGAACATCCGGAGATCAGCCGCATCCTTTTACCTGTGAACAAAGTGGAAGACCTTGCCGGAACCTGTTTTTCCAATTAA
- the elbB gene encoding isoprenoid biosynthesis glyoxalase ElbB, which produces MAKIGVILSGCGVFDGSEIYESVLTLYFLQKNGAEVIMMAPDVEQMHVINHLKGEPAEGESRNVLVEAARIARGDIKDMADVDVSDFDALAIPGGFGAAKNLTTFAVDGPDCQINPDVLRLVRKTLEAGKPLAAICIAPVIVAKALEETGVKSKLTIGSEEAVAAGIEKLGSEHVECPVSEFVVDRENKIVTTPAYMLGQNIVEVAEGIEKTCKELLSMI; this is translated from the coding sequence ATGGCTAAAATTGGTGTGATCCTGAGCGGATGCGGAGTATTTGACGGATCTGAAATATATGAATCAGTCCTTACTCTGTATTTCCTTCAGAAAAACGGTGCCGAAGTTATTATGATGGCTCCTGATGTCGAACAAATGCACGTTATTAATCATTTGAAAGGCGAGCCCGCAGAGGGAGAGAGCAGAAATGTCCTTGTGGAGGCAGCACGCATTGCACGGGGAGACATTAAAGATATGGCTGATGTTGACGTGTCTGATTTTGATGCTCTTGCGATACCGGGCGGATTTGGTGCAGCCAAAAATCTTACCACTTTTGCTGTGGACGGTCCGGACTGTCAGATAAATCCAGATGTTTTAAGGCTTGTCAGGAAAACACTTGAAGCGGGTAAGCCATTAGCTGCAATATGCATTGCTCCTGTTATTGTTGCAAAGGCTCTCGAAGAGACAGGTGTGAAGAGCAAGCTCACTATCGGTAGCGAAGAGGCTGTCGCCGCTGGGATAGAGAAGCTTGGCAGTGAACATGTTGAGTGTCCGGTATCTGAATTCGTGGTGGACAGAGAAAATAAAATAGTCACAACACCTGCGTATATGCTCGGACAGAACATTGTTGAAGTGGCAGAAGGTATAGAGAAGACCTGTAAAGAACTTTTGTCAATGATCTGA
- the surE gene encoding 5'/3'-nucleotidase SurE: MRILLANDDGIYSEGIYALYKKLTEIADVTVVAPITEQSAVGHAITVADPLRVVDFYKFGEFFGYGIKGSPADCVKIAISDIMDRKPDLVVSGINHGANLATNVIYSGTVSAATEGAMMGVRSVAVSLATKEKYDFTTSAEIGAYFAKYMYSSSLPDNAVLNINVPALSKERIKGWRFARQGNSKYLDTFAKRTDPRGGSYYWLTGEKVEIDVTPESDEYMVENGYVSVTPLMFDMTDYRMYDQLKDTEGKGEFS; encoded by the coding sequence ATGAGAATACTTCTTGCTAATGACGATGGAATTTACTCTGAAGGGATTTATGCTCTTTATAAAAAACTGACGGAGATAGCAGACGTTACTGTAGTTGCGCCGATAACCGAACAGTCTGCTGTCGGGCACGCAATAACTGTTGCTGATCCTCTCCGTGTTGTGGATTTTTATAAATTCGGCGAATTTTTCGGATACGGGATAAAAGGCTCGCCTGCTGACTGTGTGAAGATAGCCATAAGCGATATTATGGACAGGAAACCCGATCTTGTTGTTTCCGGTATAAATCACGGAGCGAATCTCGCTACTAATGTTATTTATTCCGGTACAGTTTCTGCTGCTACTGAAGGGGCCATGATGGGAGTTCGTTCTGTTGCGGTAAGCCTTGCTACTAAAGAGAAATATGATTTTACGACCTCTGCTGAAATAGGGGCGTATTTTGCTAAGTATATGTACAGCTCGTCACTTCCTGATAATGCTGTACTGAACATAAATGTTCCTGCGCTGTCTAAAGAGAGGATAAAAGGATGGAGGTTTGCCAGACAGGGGAACTCCAAATACCTTGACACTTTTGCCAAACGTACTGATCCCAGAGGAGGCAGTTATTACTGGCTCACCGGGGAGAAGGTTGAGATTGATGTGACACCCGAAAGTGATGAATACATGGTTGAGAACGGGTATGTCAGTGTTACGCCTCTTATGTTTGATATGACAGACTACAGGATGTACGATCAATTAAAAGATACGGAGGGTAAGGGTGAGTTTAGCTAG
- a CDS encoding tetratricopeptide repeat protein — protein MKKIIVIFLTIFIFSISHAEVEVPGFAFTGKEISDFSIRPSFKNISVSFNVKSDFDTYLRQEGFRLETGETKDYKSEDPGGIYSGGIGTSLSSVFVGDRAYRNNIVKAYLDHKYLDVIKSYNKYYEKKIKGTSFEEEVRLVYSFAMMETGSISQSLDILKNTARNGKGYRTVAADRVAEYMLNMKAYEEMDIFSGSLESQTPYTLYGWLYSLLNLKRFDRLVKTFDANKDIISQDGRFYDFYITARYSQGGFDDVIKDADRSTPNTVGLVADAYLVKGDRASADGLISGMEQGSVKRVLMAKSAVLKGDLVRAGELLSELDNDEDMLNLFYYYIGKSYPKMNLEFLSQFNFKSRINADYLKFYTGVYYLASGDSKTAIRYLDAVIFNTELSELAYYYRGLAYSTLDLNRAERYFLKYIENSSDEEKINVSKYMLAQMKYIAGAYDDALMLLTTCKTDYCKVLKSRIFLAKEKYELAWVNVDNVKGDDAALIRATVLFHKKKYGDALDYLKLIKHKGRDSDYLAMLCWLKLGNFYEAGTIFRNYNKDEEFISSYLEHLFLNGQYSQVLKLTDGKAEYSLIRAKSLFSLGKLTDAAKLYNVIIRNGQNSFDAWNGLLSTYTAMNDGAKFEETSRRITEVKENFDKKDFLVYQTAVQALELKNTKLATVLLNYFFDSFFTSAYKNDAYLLRGKLFRDTGRITQCLNDAEVMLSEGKSDDALFLKAECLQTTKPKQALAIFEDMTKNSGRFRDLSYSKLIDLYSTPADILRAVNYFKGQDTVRYYSGLDRYLATLDKKELAENRALLDEMIADKNPAGLAAAYFYIGVISYNEGKYEEAAIQFMKSHYLFPTSEYSAKSLKMTIEAYKKMGRNDDIPVLEKKLKAMKR, from the coding sequence ATGAAGAAAATTATAGTAATTTTTTTAACTATATTCATTTTTTCGATATCTCATGCTGAAGTGGAGGTGCCCGGTTTTGCCTTCACAGGTAAAGAAATCTCTGACTTCAGCATCAGACCATCCTTTAAGAATATCTCAGTATCTTTTAATGTGAAATCTGACTTTGACACATATCTCCGCCAGGAGGGCTTCAGGCTCGAAACCGGCGAAACAAAAGATTATAAAAGTGAAGATCCGGGGGGTATATATTCCGGAGGAATAGGTACGTCTTTATCTTCTGTTTTCGTAGGGGACAGGGCTTACCGGAATAATATCGTCAAGGCATATCTGGATCACAAATATCTTGATGTTATAAAATCCTATAATAAATATTACGAGAAAAAGATAAAGGGGACGTCTTTTGAAGAGGAAGTCCGACTTGTCTATTCTTTTGCTATGATGGAGACAGGGTCAATATCCCAGTCCCTTGACATACTTAAAAATACTGCCAGAAACGGCAAAGGTTATAGAACTGTTGCGGCAGACAGAGTAGCCGAATATATGCTGAACATGAAAGCTTATGAAGAGATGGATATCTTTTCCGGCTCACTTGAAAGTCAGACACCTTATACCCTTTACGGGTGGCTATACTCGCTTCTGAATCTCAAACGCTTTGACCGTCTTGTTAAAACCTTTGATGCGAATAAAGATATTATTTCGCAGGACGGCAGATTTTATGATTTTTATATAACTGCCAGATACTCTCAGGGCGGTTTCGATGATGTAATAAAAGACGCTGACAGGAGCACACCCAATACTGTCGGGCTTGTTGCAGATGCGTACCTTGTCAAAGGGGACAGAGCTTCTGCGGACGGTCTGATTTCCGGAATGGAACAGGGCTCTGTGAAACGCGTTCTGATGGCTAAATCTGCTGTGCTTAAAGGTGATCTTGTTCGCGCGGGTGAATTATTAAGCGAGCTGGACAATGACGAGGATATGCTTAACCTGTTTTATTACTACATAGGCAAATCCTATCCAAAGATGAACCTTGAATTCCTTTCCCAGTTTAACTTCAAAAGCCGAATCAATGCCGATTACCTGAAGTTTTACACCGGAGTATACTATCTGGCGTCTGGCGACAGTAAGACTGCAATACGTTATCTTGACGCTGTTATTTTTAACACTGAGCTCTCCGAACTCGCTTACTATTACAGAGGACTTGCCTATTCAACGTTGGACCTGAACAGAGCGGAGAGATATTTCCTTAAATATATAGAGAACAGCTCGGATGAAGAAAAAATTAATGTCAGCAAATATATGCTGGCTCAGATGAAATATATAGCAGGGGCGTATGATGACGCTCTTATGCTGCTCACCACATGCAAAACAGATTATTGCAAAGTGCTTAAATCAAGGATTTTCCTAGCAAAAGAGAAATACGAACTTGCATGGGTAAATGTTGATAATGTTAAAGGGGATGATGCAGCACTTATCCGTGCCACTGTCCTTTTTCATAAAAAGAAGTATGGCGACGCATTGGATTATCTGAAGCTTATTAAGCACAAGGGGCGTGACAGTGATTATCTGGCTATGCTCTGCTGGCTGAAGCTGGGCAACTTTTATGAAGCGGGGACGATCTTCCGTAATTATAATAAAGATGAAGAGTTTATCAGCAGCTACCTTGAGCATCTTTTCCTGAATGGTCAGTATAGTCAGGTATTGAAACTGACTGATGGTAAGGCTGAATACAGCCTCATAAGAGCGAAGTCACTCTTTTCGCTTGGGAAGCTTACGGATGCCGCAAAGCTTTATAATGTGATAATCAGAAACGGACAAAACAGTTTCGATGCATGGAACGGACTGCTTTCAACCTATACAGCCATGAACGACGGGGCGAAGTTTGAAGAGACTTCAAGACGTATTACAGAAGTAAAAGAGAATTTCGATAAGAAAGATTTCCTTGTCTACCAGACGGCTGTTCAGGCTTTAGAGCTGAAGAATACAAAGCTCGCCACAGTTCTTCTTAACTACTTTTTTGACAGCTTTTTCACCTCTGCATATAAAAATGATGCGTACCTGCTGCGAGGGAAGCTTTTCCGTGATACGGGGCGTATAACACAATGCCTTAACGATGCTGAAGTTATGCTGAGCGAAGGGAAAAGCGATGATGCTCTTTTTCTGAAAGCCGAGTGTCTTCAAACCACTAAACCTAAACAGGCTCTTGCCATTTTCGAAGATATGACAAAGAATTCCGGCAGGTTCCGTGACTTGTCATACAGTAAGCTTATTGACCTTTACAGCACTCCGGCTGATATACTGCGCGCTGTCAATTACTTCAAAGGGCAGGATACAGTAAGATATTATTCAGGACTAGACAGATATCTTGCCACGCTTGATAAGAAAGAGCTGGCTGAAAACAGGGCGCTGCTTGATGAAATGATAGCAGATAAAAACCCGGCTGGTTTAGCTGCTGCTTATTTTTACATAGGTGTAATAAGCTATAATGAAGGAAAATACGAGGAAGCTGCGATTCAATTTATGAAAAGCCACTATCTTTTCCCGACGTCTGAATATAGTGCTAAAAGCCTTAAGATGACTATAGAAGCTTACAAAAAAATGGGACGTAATGACGACATCCCTGTACTTGAGAAAAAACTCAAAGCAATGAAGAGATGA
- a CDS encoding MotA/TolQ/ExbB proton channel family protein: MLDFNMELIQKGGVLMYPIIFLSVLALAVFLERLVTLRTSRYVPALLKEKIKQALQNNDTKEAISMCEKDGSALANVCTDLLKNLDLPLQRLMETVEESGRFQSNRLTRFLPTLQAIASIAPLLGLLGTVLGMIKTFIVIGQQGVGNAQALAGGISEALITTAAGLSVAIPTVVFYYIVRFRSDRVMIELERAVSEIINQIFKEA; encoded by the coding sequence ATGCTTGATTTCAATATGGAGCTGATACAGAAGGGCGGGGTTCTGATGTATCCTATTATTTTTCTTTCTGTGCTCGCACTGGCTGTTTTTCTGGAGAGGCTTGTGACCCTGCGTACATCCAGATATGTTCCTGCTCTTCTTAAAGAGAAGATTAAGCAGGCTCTTCAGAATAATGATACGAAAGAAGCGATATCAATGTGTGAGAAGGACGGCTCTGCTCTTGCAAACGTTTGCACAGACCTTCTTAAAAACCTTGATCTGCCTCTTCAGCGTCTTATGGAAACTGTTGAGGAGTCAGGTAGATTTCAGTCGAACAGGCTGACACGCTTTCTTCCGACCTTGCAGGCAATCGCAAGCATAGCACCTTTGCTCGGTTTGCTCGGTACTGTTCTTGGTATGATAAAAACGTTTATCGTTATCGGTCAGCAGGGTGTGGGCAATGCTCAGGCTCTGGCTGGTGGTATCTCTGAAGCGCTTATAACAACGGCTGCGGGGCTTTCTGTAGCAATCCCGACAGTTGTTTTTTACTATATTGTCCGTTTTCGTTCCGACCGTGTTATGATCGAACTTGAGAGAGCAGTAAGTGAAATAATCAACCAGATATTCAAAGAGGCTTAA
- a CDS encoding ExbD/TolR family protein, protein MKFSKKGDNNNNIEVNLTPLIDVVFLLLIFFMVSTTFIYSNSIDVNLPAAKGDETSVSENIRVVLTQSGVINIDGKAYPENAVEKHLAQMKKSKPESTVIIEADKNVTHGRVVFVMDASRKAGFDKFAIAVEEE, encoded by the coding sequence ATGAAATTTTCCAAAAAGGGAGACAATAATAATAATATAGAGGTGAACCTTACACCTCTTATTGACGTAGTTTTCCTGCTTCTCATCTTTTTCATGGTGTCCACTACGTTTATCTACTCAAACTCTATCGACGTAAATCTTCCCGCTGCAAAAGGGGACGAAACAAGCGTCAGTGAGAATATACGCGTGGTGCTTACTCAGTCCGGTGTGATAAACATCGATGGTAAAGCATACCCTGAAAATGCTGTGGAAAAACATCTTGCACAGATGAAGAAGAGCAAGCCGGAAAGCACTGTCATTATAGAAGCTGACAAAAACGTGACTCACGGTAGGGTCGTTTTTGTTATGGATGCCAGCCGCAAGGCGGGTTTCGATAAATTTGCTATAGCTGTAGAAGAGGAATAA
- a CDS encoding class I SAM-dependent methyltransferase, with protein MDNNLDNTLEKYVEQLISEKGQITFAEFMDIALYHEGLGYYQKQNPFGQQGSFYTSVNASESFGRTLARSFVYMTELLKLEHRFCEMGAGSGMLANDILNFLKEREPKFYESLDYLIIEKSGYLIERQKELLDKAHTGKVKWIRFEELDDFKGVFYSNELVDAFPVHRVIRMDGELKELYVKKIDGALRFNPGELSTPELQDFLDTINLKVTETQIVDINLDLRRFIEAMADKITKGVMLTIDYGFEAPMLYQSYRRDGTVTCYYNHTQNNDFFDRIGYQDITAFVDFTSLSLYGAEKGLEPMAYMPQWLFLVQSGILDEINEAENDLSKASIKALIMPDGGFGTNFQAFIQGKGIDIPKDFKYAKPAKETLAEMAEFFKPLEN; from the coding sequence GTGGACAATAACTTAGATAACACATTAGAAAAATACGTAGAACAGCTTATCAGTGAAAAAGGTCAGATAACCTTTGCTGAGTTTATGGATATTGCTCTTTACCATGAAGGGCTTGGCTATTACCAGAAACAGAATCCATTCGGTCAGCAGGGGAGCTTTTATACTTCTGTAAATGCGTCAGAATCCTTCGGGCGAACCCTTGCACGTTCCTTTGTGTATATGACTGAGCTCTTAAAGCTTGAACACCGTTTTTGTGAAATGGGTGCAGGTTCGGGTATGCTGGCGAATGACATTCTTAACTTTCTTAAAGAGCGGGAGCCGAAATTCTACGAAAGTCTTGACTACCTTATAATAGAAAAGAGCGGATACCTTATAGAGCGCCAGAAAGAACTTTTGGATAAGGCACATACGGGTAAAGTTAAGTGGATCAGATTCGAAGAGCTGGACGACTTTAAGGGTGTTTTCTACTCTAATGAGCTCGTTGATGCATTCCCTGTTCACAGGGTTATCCGTATGGACGGTGAGCTTAAAGAACTTTACGTTAAAAAGATAGACGGTGCTCTCCGTTTTAATCCGGGGGAGCTTTCTACTCCTGAATTGCAGGATTTCCTTGATACTATTAACCTGAAAGTGACAGAGACCCAGATAGTTGATATTAACCTTGATCTCCGCCGTTTTATCGAAGCAATGGCGGACAAGATAACCAAAGGTGTTATGCTGACCATCGATTATGGTTTTGAAGCTCCTATGCTTTATCAGTCCTACAGGCGTGACGGCACAGTTACCTGTTATTACAATCACACTCAGAATAATGATTTTTTTGACCGGATAGGCTATCAGGATATTACCGCTTTTGTGGATTTCACTTCTCTTTCTCTTTACGGTGCGGAAAAAGGACTTGAACCTATGGCGTATATGCCTCAGTGGCTCTTTCTCGTACAGTCGGGGATTCTTGACGAGATAAACGAAGCTGAAAATGATCTGTCTAAAGCATCTATCAAAGCTCTCATTATGCCGGATGGTGGATTTGGTACAAATTTTCAGGCATTTATACAGGGGAAAGGTATAGACATTCCCAAAGACTTTAAATACGCAAAACCTGCGAAAGAGACTTTAGCGGAAATGGCAGAATTTTTTAAACCGCTGGAGAACTGA
- the bioD gene encoding dethiobiotin synthase: MKKIYITGTDTEVGKTYFSGLLCRHLVQSGKKVCYIKPVQTGYPADDDAKTVQEMSGADCRVLYTAEPPVAPYIAFEQFPFEETVETINSVSGYDWLIVEGAGGIMVPLDDDYMNYHLAKECGLSCIVVVPSRLGCVNHALLNKHFLEAEGINFEGFAVNNHYVTTKFDNFNISMLNDLTAHSVRYVFSKDFEYIND, encoded by the coding sequence ATGAAAAAAATATATATAACCGGAACCGACACCGAGGTCGGAAAAACATACTTCAGCGGTCTTCTGTGCAGACATTTGGTTCAAAGCGGTAAAAAGGTCTGCTATATCAAACCTGTCCAGACAGGTTATCCAGCCGATGACGATGCAAAAACAGTGCAGGAGATGTCCGGAGCTGACTGCCGTGTTCTATATACTGCAGAGCCGCCAGTTGCTCCATACATAGCATTTGAACAGTTTCCTTTCGAGGAGACGGTTGAAACTATCAATTCCGTGTCCGGCTATGACTGGCTTATTGTCGAGGGGGCTGGCGGAATAATGGTTCCTCTGGATGATGATTACATGAACTATCATCTGGCTAAAGAGTGCGGGCTTTCATGCATAGTCGTTGTCCCCAGCAGACTTGGCTGTGTAAACCATGCCCTCTTGAACAAACATTTTCTGGAGGCAGAAGGGATAAATTTCGAGGGTTTTGCTGTCAATAACCATTATGTGACAACAAAATTTGACAACTTCAACATATCCATGCTGAACGACCTGACCGCTCACTCAGTCAGGTACGTTTTCAGCAAAGATTTCGAATATATAAATGACTAA
- the bioA gene encoding adenosylmethionine--8-amino-7-oxononanoate transaminase, with amino-acid sequence MKPVTNIWHPCTQMKDHETYPIIKIERGEGIYLYDDKNNKYIDAVSSWWVNIFGHNNPRLKDAIKNQLDKIEHVIFAGITHDPALKLTEQLLSVTPENLTKVFYADIGSAAVESAMKLSYGYRKNNGVTSKKRYLYLDSGYHGETLGALSVCGEELYTELYGDIMIENIRVQGPDCYRCPYGKTRNECSAQCFEHMERTIEKHANEITAVIIEPLLQCAGGMKMYPPLYLQKLCEAAKAYDIHTIFDEIASGFGRTGTMFALEQAGVQPDFICVSKGLTSGYLPMSAVLTTDEIYSAFYDDYTTLKAFLHSHSFTGNPLACAVANETMKMFKELNIIEENRKKFPVMHEYINKKFKGQPHVGEIRHLGCVSAVELVKDVKTKESFDWKDRTGFQIFRKSITKGAYLRNLGDVIYFMPPYVITEDEMIKLVDIAHESIFEVL; translated from the coding sequence ATGAAACCAGTTACGAACATCTGGCACCCCTGTACCCAGATGAAAGATCACGAAACATATCCGATAATTAAAATAGAGCGTGGCGAGGGTATATACCTCTACGACGATAAAAACAATAAATACATAGACGCAGTTTCAAGCTGGTGGGTAAATATTTTCGGTCATAATAACCCAAGACTGAAAGACGCAATCAAAAACCAGCTGGACAAGATCGAACACGTGATTTTTGCAGGGATAACCCACGATCCGGCATTAAAACTGACTGAACAGCTCCTCAGCGTTACACCTGAAAACCTGACAAAAGTTTTCTACGCCGACATAGGCTCCGCTGCTGTGGAATCAGCCATGAAGCTCAGCTACGGCTACCGTAAAAACAATGGAGTCACTTCTAAAAAACGCTACCTATACCTCGACTCCGGATATCATGGTGAAACACTAGGCGCACTTTCTGTCTGCGGAGAAGAACTTTACACAGAGCTATACGGCGACATAATGATTGAAAATATCCGTGTGCAGGGTCCTGACTGCTACAGGTGCCCATACGGAAAAACTCGAAATGAGTGCTCCGCCCAGTGCTTTGAGCATATGGAACGTACCATAGAGAAACACGCAAACGAAATAACAGCGGTTATAATTGAACCGCTTCTTCAGTGCGCGGGCGGAATGAAGATGTATCCGCCGTTATATCTGCAAAAACTTTGTGAGGCTGCAAAAGCTTACGACATACATACCATATTTGACGAAATAGCCTCAGGCTTCGGTCGCACCGGCACAATGTTCGCCCTTGAGCAGGCAGGCGTTCAGCCGGACTTCATTTGTGTCTCGAAAGGGCTGACGTCCGGTTATCTGCCTATGTCCGCTGTGCTCACAACAGACGAAATATACTCTGCATTTTATGATGACTACACAACCCTAAAAGCATTCCTGCACAGTCACAGCTTTACAGGGAACCCCCTCGCCTGCGCTGTAGCAAACGAAACAATGAAGATGTTCAAAGAGCTGAATATCATAGAGGAAAACAGAAAAAAATTCCCTGTCATGCATGAATATATAAATAAAAAGTTCAAAGGACAACCGCACGTTGGCGAGATAAGGCACCTCGGCTGTGTCTCTGCCGTTGAGCTTGTTAAAGATGTGAAAACAAAAGAGAGCTTCGACTGGAAAGACCGGACAGGATTTCAGATATTCCGTAAATCAATCACAAAAGGAGCATACCTGCGCAACCTCGGGGATGTAATATACTTTATGCCGCCATATGTGATAACAGAGGATGAGATGATTAAGTTAGTAGACATTGCCCACGAATCAATTTTTGAGGTGCTTTAG
- the bioF gene encoding 8-amino-7-oxononanoate synthase, producing the protein MRDKILRELEKIKAEDLYREMPAMTEGAGRYVEIGGLQYLNLSSNNYLGLSGVESVREEAEKALRQYGTTSGASRIVTGNYKLYDDLERKTASYKNCERALVFNSGYAANLAVYTSLCGRETHVFSDKLNHASIIDGIRLSGAKHIRYKHNDMADLEALLEKYKDVKEKVIATDTVFSMDGDVCQLYRIVSLAEKYGAMIIIDEAHATGVFGRGRGYAHEIGLADRVDVHMGTFSKALGSFGGYVASSEVIIDYLRNKARSFIYSTSLPPAVVGASVGALKYLAKKPEIGGRLLDAAEDLRFYLSQIGFETGMSMSQIIPVVLGGNKRALLAKEFLLSKGLYVAAIRPPTVPVNTARLRLSLRLDVLDEMDRIKSAFKEMKEAGI; encoded by the coding sequence ATGAGAGACAAAATACTAAGAGAACTGGAAAAGATCAAAGCCGAAGACCTCTACAGAGAAATGCCTGCCATGACAGAAGGGGCTGGGCGATATGTCGAAATAGGGGGGCTGCAATACCTGAACCTGTCTTCGAACAATTATCTGGGGCTGTCCGGCGTCGAATCTGTAAGGGAAGAGGCTGAAAAAGCTTTGAGGCAGTACGGAACAACGAGCGGTGCGTCCCGCATAGTAACCGGAAATTATAAGCTCTATGATGATCTTGAGCGCAAAACAGCAAGTTATAAAAACTGCGAGAGGGCTCTTGTGTTTAACTCCGGTTATGCGGCTAACCTTGCCGTTTACACATCACTCTGCGGACGTGAGACACATGTTTTTTCAGATAAACTGAATCACGCAAGCATCATTGACGGCATCCGCCTTTCCGGTGCGAAACACATCCGTTACAAACACAATGACATGGCAGACCTTGAGGCTCTGCTTGAAAAATATAAAGACGTAAAAGAGAAAGTGATCGCCACAGATACTGTTTTCAGCATGGACGGTGACGTCTGCCAGCTTTACAGGATAGTTAGTTTGGCGGAGAAGTACGGCGCAATGATTATTATTGACGAAGCACATGCAACTGGTGTTTTTGGGCGTGGGCGTGGCTATGCTCACGAGATAGGGCTCGCCGACAGGGTTGACGTGCATATGGGTACATTCAGCAAGGCTCTGGGCTCTTTTGGCGGATATGTGGCATCAAGCGAAGTTATTATCGATTATCTGCGCAACAAAGCACGTTCGTTTATCTATTCCACATCGTTACCTCCGGCTGTTGTCGGTGCTTCTGTTGGTGCACTGAAATATCTGGCGAAAAAACCGGAGATAGGCGGCAGGCTCCTCGATGCTGCGGAGGATTTACGTTTTTATCTGTCACAGATTGGGTTTGAGACTGGAATGAGCATGAGTCAGATCATCCCTGTCGTGCTCGGAGGGAATAAACGGGCATTGCTGGCGAAAGAATTTTTACTGTCTAAAGGGCTTTATGTGGCTGCCATCAGACCACCGACAGTTCCGGTAAACACTGCAAGGCTGAGGCTCTCGCTTCGTCTTGATGTTCTGGACGAAATGGACAGGATAAAATCTGCCTTCAAAGAGATGAAAGAGGCGGGTATATGA